A genomic stretch from Lathyrus oleraceus cultivar Zhongwan6 chromosome 2, CAAS_Psat_ZW6_1.0, whole genome shotgun sequence includes:
- the LOC127122459 gene encoding uncharacterized protein LOC127122459, with product MTMAKFRLPHPITCRHYNARLFHHESRGMCCIGGKVSFSRVNAPIELQQLFLDDLAERKHVRQHIRSYNHVLSFTSIGVHVNKNILASGRGIYTFRAQGAFYHNIGGFYLNEGVRPRFLQLYTYDTDNELHNRMQEIYSCTKMFKQLSLLPNISECSLILKECPSNHHQYNLPIAEQVATIIVGCDADSMEYGRDINVIRHDGNLKKVQETKGYYDPLQYPILFPFGTHGWDVNTTNCNGRRVSCRAYYSYMLQIRPNDQSMLLNVGRLLQQYVVDNYVKIESRRLRWIKEHQSDIRAEFYQGLQDALHVGETNAENIGKRTILPSSFIGGRRDMTQRYEDGMAIILNGGKPYIFLIMTCNPSWSEITSELLSFQTPQDRPDLLTRIFRSKF from the exons ATGACGATGGCAAAATTCCGGTTGCCTCATCCAATTACCTGTAGACACTACAATGCAAGATTGTTTCATCATGAATCACGTGGCATGTGTTGTATTGGTGGAAAGGTATCATTTTCACGAGTTAATGCTCCTATAGAATTGCAACAATTATTTTTAGATGATTTAGCTGAAAGAAAACATGTTAGGCAACATATTCGAAGTTATAACCATGTGCTCTCATTCACTTCAATTGGTGTTCACGTTAATAAGAATATTCTTGCATCTGGTCGTGGTATATACACATTTCGTGCTCAAGGTGCTTTTTACCATAACATAGGAGGTTTCTATCTAAATGAGGGTGTCAGGCCGCGTTTCTTACAACTATACACCTACGACACCGATAATGAGCTACATAATAGAATGCAGGAAATCTACAGCTGCACCAAAAT GTTCAAGCAACTGTCACTACTTCCAAATATCAGTGAATGTAGCCTCATACTTAAGGAGTGTCCAAGTAATCACCATCAATACAATCTTCCAATCGCAGAACAAGTTGCGACAATTATTGTTGGATGTGATGCAGATTCTATGGAATATGGAAGAGATATTAATGTCATTCGTCATGATGGAAATCTCAAAAAAGTTCAAGAGACAAAGGGATATTATGATCCTTTGCAATATCCTATATTATTTCCATTTGGGACGCATGGTTGGGACGTCAACACAACAAATTGTAATGGACGAAGAGTGTCATGTCGAGCGTATTACAGTTACATGCTTCAG ATTCGTCCAAATGATCAATCAATGTTGTTAAATGTGGGTCGACTATTGCAACAATATGTTGTAGACAATTATGTCAAAATTGAATCGAGGAGGTTAAGGTGGATTAAAGAGCACCAAAGTGATATACGTGCTGAATTCTACCAAGGTTTACAGGATGCTTTGCATGTTGGTGAAACTAATGCAG AAAACATTGGAAAAAGAACAATTTTGCCATCATCATTTATTGGCGGTCGTAGAGACATGACACAACGTTATGAAGATGGCATGGCTATTATTCTTAACGGCGGTAAACCATATATTTTTCTAATAATGACATGCAATCCTTCTTGGAGTGAGATAACATCAGAACTTTTATCTTTTCAAACCCCACAAGATCGTCCAGATTTGCTAACAAGAATATTTCGTTCGAAATTTTAG